The stretch of DNA TCCGCCGCAGCGAACAGCGGTTCACCGAGGTGCTCGATGCTTCCCCGGTCCCGGCAGCCCTGCTCGATCACGGGGGACGGCACCTCTACCTCAACCGGGCGTTCACCGAACGCTTCGGGTATACCCTGGCAGACACCCCCACCGAAAATGAGTGGTTCGAGCGGGCCTTCCCGGACGCCGGGTACCGACAGTCCGTGATCGCGGACTGGAAGACAGACCTCGAGCAGTCGGGCAGCGAAGAGATTGCCTCCCGGATTTATCGGGTGCAGTGCAAGAACGGCGCGGAGAAAACCGTCCGTTTCTGTCCGGTCGCCCTCACCGATGGAAACCGGTACATCACCTGCGAAGAGGTCGGCGTCGGCTGAAAAGATCGAATATGGTGTACGTATGGGTCGAATTCAACAGGGGTTGCATTTTCGATATATAACCCGGAGGAATTATGCGAGAGGATATATACGAAACGCTGCGACCATGTCGACGACCTTAGGCCCGTGCATACCAAGGTGCACCTATAACAGCTGGCAAATGTAAATTCACAATACTTATCGCGGGTAAAATTATTCCCCCTTATCATGTATAGGCAATGGGTATTGTGGGTCGTGATTCCGCTACTCGTTCTTGCAGCCGGGTGCACGATAGCGCCTGGATCCCGATCGCCCGCGGAACCAGCATCGGGATCGCTTGAAATTTCTTCGACTCCGCCCGGATCCGAGGTATACCTGGATAGGGTATATCGGGGAACTACCCCCTGCAGTATTCCCGATGTGGCCAGCGGATCGCATACACTCGAACTCCGGTATCATACGTATGTTCCATGGTCGACCACCGTTGAGATCCAGAGCGGCATGAACCTGACCATGAACGCAACCCTCGCTCCTCTTGCCGTTCTGACGAC from Methanomicrobiales archaeon encodes:
- a CDS encoding PAS domain-containing protein, with product RRSEQRFTEVLDASPVPAALLDHGGRHLYLNRAFTERFGYTLADTPTENEWFERAFPDAGYRQSVIADWKTDLEQSGSEEIASRIYRVQCKNGAEKTVRFCPVALTDGNRYITCEEVGVG